Proteins encoded by one window of Streptomyces sp. NBC_01477:
- a CDS encoding PP2C family protein-serine/threonine phosphatase → MDTVTSGWPTALVRWIPGGMVVAAVVFDLLTPAPYTGDPLLAAGCVLAGATQGVRATVATCIGALLAMIALILEDDRFVDHHGLSDIGSVLLAAVIALFVNRTLSRYGRRLATVRGVSEAAQRALLPDPPQRIGPLGIAARYDAAASEARIGGDIYAAQATPYGIRLMIGDVRGKGLGAVGAVGVLLGAFREAADSEPDLPRLAHRLDRALERYKAEREDENRLEGFTTGVLAEFGPDGGTLRLVNRGHPPPYLLTADGDVRALEPTAPDLPFGMHGLGGVRSAPDVLALPHGATLLLITDGVTESRNLAGDFYDPQLRLPGLCPQPGPQQTVDALRGDLDAWTKGCPPGNDDRAVLAVRRD, encoded by the coding sequence GTGGACACTGTGACTTCCGGCTGGCCCACCGCGCTCGTGCGGTGGATCCCTGGCGGGATGGTCGTGGCCGCCGTGGTCTTCGACCTGCTGACACCCGCCCCCTACACCGGCGACCCGCTGCTCGCCGCGGGTTGCGTACTGGCCGGTGCCACCCAGGGCGTCCGGGCCACCGTGGCCACCTGCATCGGCGCGCTGCTCGCGATGATCGCGCTGATCCTGGAGGACGACCGCTTCGTCGACCACCACGGCCTGTCCGACATCGGCAGCGTCCTGCTGGCCGCCGTCATCGCGCTGTTCGTCAACCGCACGCTCAGCCGCTACGGGCGGCGCCTGGCGACCGTGCGCGGCGTCTCCGAGGCCGCCCAGCGCGCACTGCTGCCCGACCCGCCGCAGCGCATCGGCCCGCTCGGCATCGCCGCCCGTTACGACGCGGCCGCGTCCGAGGCCAGGATCGGCGGCGACATCTACGCCGCCCAGGCGACCCCTTACGGCATCCGGCTGATGATCGGCGACGTCCGCGGCAAGGGCCTGGGCGCGGTCGGCGCCGTCGGGGTGCTGCTCGGCGCCTTCCGTGAGGCCGCCGACTCCGAGCCCGACCTGCCGCGGCTCGCCCACCGGCTGGACCGGGCGCTGGAGCGCTACAAGGCCGAGCGGGAGGACGAGAACCGGCTCGAAGGCTTCACCACCGGCGTACTGGCCGAGTTCGGCCCCGACGGCGGCACCCTGCGGCTGGTCAACCGCGGCCACCCGCCGCCGTATCTGCTGACCGCGGACGGGGACGTACGCGCCCTGGAGCCGACCGCGCCCGACCTGCCGTTCGGCATGCACGGGCTCGGCGGGGTCCGCTCCGCGCCCGACGTGCTGGCCCTCCCGCACGGCGCCACGCTGCTGCTGATCACCGACGGGGTGACCGAGTCCCGCAATCTGGCGGGCGACTTCTACGACCCGCAGCTCCGGCTGCCCGGCCTGTGCCCGCAGCCCGGCCCGCAGCAGACCGTCGACGCCCTGCGCGGCGACCTGGACGCCTGGACGAAGGGCTGCCCGCCGGGCAACGACGACCGCGCCGTCCTGGCGGTCCGCCGGGACTAG
- a CDS encoding inorganic diphosphatase, translated as MEFDVTIEIPKGSRNKYEVDHETGRIRLDRRLFTSTSYPADYGFIENTLGQDGDPLDALVILDEPTFPGCLITCRAIGMFRMTDEAGGDDKVLCVPASDPRVEYLQDIHHVSEFDRLEIQHFFEVYKDLEPGKSVEGADWVDRAAAEAEIEESFRRLKEHGPGH; from the coding sequence TTGGAGTTCGACGTCACGATCGAGATCCCGAAGGGTTCGCGGAACAAGTACGAGGTGGACCACGAGACCGGTCGTATCCGCCTGGACCGCAGGCTCTTCACCTCGACCAGCTATCCCGCCGACTACGGCTTCATCGAGAACACCCTCGGCCAGGACGGCGACCCGCTGGACGCGCTGGTCATCCTGGACGAGCCGACCTTCCCCGGCTGCCTGATCACCTGCCGTGCGATCGGCATGTTCCGCATGACCGACGAGGCCGGCGGCGACGACAAGGTGCTGTGCGTGCCCGCGTCCGACCCGCGGGTGGAGTACCTGCAGGACATCCACCACGTGAGCGAGTTCGACCGGCTGGAGATCCAGCACTTCTTCGAGGTCTACAAGGACCTGGAGCCCGGCAAGTCCGTCGAGGGCGCCGACTGGGTGGACCGCGCCGCGGCCGAGGCGGAGATCGAGGAGTCCTTCCGCCGGCTCAAGGAGCACGGCCCGGGCCACTGA
- a CDS encoding DedA family protein, with product MTNIALGPSWLSPDHLINTYGLWGVLLIVFAESGLLIGFFLPGDSLLFTTGLLVAGGTLDRPLWLVAPLIAVASVVGQQVGYLFGRKVGPSLFSRPDSRLFKMENIEKAHAFFEHHGPKAIVMACFVPVVRTFTPIVAGVSRMNYRTFATFNVIGGTLWGAGVTLLGYWLGQVQFVKDNIEAILVLVVLVSVVPLGIEYLRSRRKAASAQPEPAEGADVPEAVGAPRGAGRHRAQKN from the coding sequence GTGACGAACATCGCGCTCGGCCCGAGCTGGCTCTCTCCCGACCATCTGATCAACACGTACGGCCTGTGGGGCGTGCTGCTGATCGTGTTCGCGGAGTCGGGGCTGCTGATCGGATTCTTCCTGCCCGGCGACTCGCTGCTCTTCACCACGGGCCTGCTGGTGGCCGGCGGCACCCTGGACCGGCCGCTGTGGCTGGTGGCCCCGCTGATCGCGGTCGCCTCGGTGGTGGGGCAGCAGGTCGGCTACCTGTTCGGCCGCAAGGTCGGCCCCTCGCTGTTCAGCCGTCCCGACTCGCGGCTGTTCAAGATGGAGAACATCGAGAAGGCGCACGCGTTTTTCGAGCACCACGGACCCAAAGCCATCGTGATGGCCTGCTTCGTACCGGTGGTCAGAACGTTCACCCCGATCGTCGCAGGCGTCAGCCGAATGAACTACCGCACCTTTGCCACCTTCAATGTGATCGGCGGCACCTTGTGGGGCGCCGGAGTCACGCTGCTGGGTTACTGGCTCGGCCAGGTCCAATTCGTGAAGGACAACATCGAGGCGATCCTCGTCCTGGTGGTGCTGGTGTCGGTGGTGCCGCTGGGCATCGAGTACCTGCGCTCGCGCCGCAAGGCGGCGTCCGCGCAGCCGGAGCCGGCCGAGGGCGCGGACGTCCCCGAGGCCGTCGGGGCACCGCGCGGTGCCGGCCGGCACCGCGCGCAGAAGAACTGA
- a CDS encoding dodecin produces the protein MAEHTYRVTEIVGTSQEGVDAAVRNGISRAAQTLRGLDWFEVTQVRGHLVDGVIDHYQVGLKLGFRLESPE, from the coding sequence ATGGCCGAGCACACCTACCGGGTGACGGAGATCGTCGGCACCTCGCAGGAAGGCGTCGACGCCGCCGTACGCAACGGCATCAGCCGCGCCGCACAGACCCTGCGCGGCCTCGACTGGTTCGAGGTGACGCAGGTACGCGGCCACCTCGTGGACGGCGTGATCGACCACTACCAGGTGGGCCTCAAGCTCGGCTTCCGCCTGGAGTCGCCCGAGTAG
- a CDS encoding zinc-dependent metalloprotease produces MTSIGGSEMVDWNLAVATAQRLTRPGPEVSRDEARAIVAELRGHALDSEAHVRAFTRMHGDADAPPHGTPVLIVDRAGWAKANVAGFREVLKPLLVKMQARRPGGAGGAVLGTVGGKVTGVEVGMLLSFLSSRVLGQYETFAPPSRDMPAGPVKPGPGQSKAGRLLLVAPNIVQVERELDVDPHDFRLWVCLHEETHRTQFTAVPWLRDHIESEIQSFLGETDLDASTVIERVRQAVQSFSGPNGGKDQDGADGAAEAEGAPDDGRSLVDLVQTPSQREILARLTGVMSLLEGHADYVMDGVGPEVVASVAEIREKFSRRRATGAGRLDQALRRLLGLDAKLRQYRDGERFVRAVVDEVGMDGFNKVWTSPNTLPTKTEIAKPAEWVARVHRRSEG; encoded by the coding sequence ATGACGAGCATCGGTGGAAGCGAGATGGTCGACTGGAACCTCGCCGTGGCGACAGCCCAGAGGCTGACCCGCCCGGGGCCTGAGGTGAGCCGCGACGAGGCCAGGGCGATCGTGGCGGAGCTGCGCGGGCACGCGCTGGACTCCGAGGCGCACGTGCGGGCCTTCACCCGCATGCACGGCGACGCGGACGCGCCACCGCACGGCACCCCCGTGCTGATCGTGGACCGGGCCGGCTGGGCCAAGGCGAATGTGGCCGGCTTCCGCGAGGTCCTCAAGCCGCTGCTGGTCAAGATGCAGGCCCGCAGGCCCGGCGGCGCGGGCGGCGCGGTGCTCGGCACGGTCGGCGGCAAGGTCACCGGGGTCGAGGTCGGGATGCTGCTGAGCTTCCTGTCGTCCCGGGTGCTCGGGCAGTACGAGACGTTCGCGCCGCCCAGCCGCGACATGCCGGCCGGGCCGGTCAAGCCGGGACCCGGCCAGTCCAAGGCGGGACGGCTGCTCCTGGTGGCGCCGAACATCGTGCAGGTCGAGCGGGAGCTGGACGTGGACCCGCACGACTTCCGGCTGTGGGTGTGCCTGCACGAGGAGACGCACCGCACGCAGTTCACCGCGGTGCCGTGGCTGCGCGACCACATCGAGAGCGAGATCCAGTCGTTCCTGGGCGAGACCGACCTCGACGCCTCCACGGTGATCGAGCGGGTCCGGCAGGCCGTGCAGTCCTTCAGCGGCCCGAACGGCGGCAAGGACCAGGACGGGGCGGACGGTGCCGCGGAGGCCGAGGGCGCGCCGGACGACGGCCGCAGCCTGGTCGACCTGGTGCAGACGCCCTCCCAGCGGGAGATCCTGGCCCGGCTGACCGGCGTGATGTCGCTGCTGGAGGGACACGCCGACTACGTGATGGACGGCGTGGGACCCGAGGTCGTGGCGAGCGTCGCGGAGATCCGGGAGAAGTTCAGCCGCCGCCGCGCCACCGGCGCCGGACGCCTGGACCAGGCGCTGCGCCGGCTGCTCGGCCTGGACGCCAAGCTGCGGCAGTACCGCGACGGCGAGCGGTTCGTGCGGGCCGTGGTCGACGAGGTCGGCATGGACGGCTTCAACAAGGTGTGGACATCGCCGAACACCCTGCCCACCAAGACGGAGATCGCCAAACCGGCGGAATGGGTCGCCCGGGTGCACCGGCGTAGCGAGGGCTGA
- the tilS gene encoding tRNA lysidine(34) synthetase TilS gives MGPHPTVAAIRLAVRRVLHDVLSSSADPHPVVLAACSGGADSMALAAALAFEGPRLGVRAGAVTVDHGLQDGSAVRAQEVAGRLRALGLDPVDAVGVTVGRQGGPEAAARDARYAALDAAADRRGAAAVLLGHTRDDQAETVLLGLARGSGIRSLSGMAAVSGAGGRYRRPFLLLDRDTVRQGCLAQGITVWEDPHNHDPAYTRSRVRHEALPVLEKSLGKGVVEALARTAQLSRDDADALDQWAADAQADAAGDDGSLDVRRLATLPAAVRRRVLRRSAIAAGSPPGFLFARHIEEVDRLVTGWHGQKALNLPGGVAVLRANGRLVFSPS, from the coding sequence ATGGGACCCCACCCCACGGTCGCGGCGATACGCCTGGCGGTCCGCCGCGTCCTGCACGACGTCCTCAGCTCGTCCGCCGACCCGCACCCCGTGGTGCTCGCCGCGTGCAGCGGCGGGGCCGACTCCATGGCGCTGGCCGCCGCCCTCGCCTTCGAAGGGCCGCGGCTCGGCGTCCGGGCCGGCGCGGTCACCGTCGACCACGGCCTCCAGGACGGCTCCGCCGTGCGCGCCCAGGAGGTGGCCGGCCGGCTGCGCGCGCTCGGCCTCGACCCGGTCGACGCCGTCGGTGTGACCGTCGGCCGCCAGGGCGGCCCCGAGGCCGCGGCCCGCGACGCCCGTTACGCGGCGCTCGACGCCGCCGCCGACCGGCGCGGCGCCGCCGCCGTGCTGCTCGGCCACACCCGCGACGACCAGGCAGAAACGGTGCTGCTCGGGCTCGCCCGCGGCTCCGGTATCCGCTCGCTGTCCGGCATGGCCGCGGTCTCCGGGGCGGGCGGCCGCTACCGGCGGCCCTTCCTGCTGCTGGACCGCGACACCGTACGGCAGGGCTGTCTCGCCCAGGGCATCACCGTCTGGGAGGACCCGCACAACCACGACCCGGCCTACACCCGCTCCCGGGTCAGGCACGAGGCGCTGCCGGTGCTGGAGAAATCCCTCGGCAAGGGCGTCGTCGAGGCGCTGGCCCGCACCGCCCAGCTGTCCAGGGACGACGCCGACGCCCTCGACCAGTGGGCGGCGGACGCGCAGGCCGACGCGGCGGGCGACGACGGCAGCCTCGACGTACGCCGGCTGGCCACGCTCCCCGCCGCGGTGCGCCGAAGAGTGCTGCGCAGATCGGCCATCGCCGCCGGCTCGCCGCCGGGCTTCCTCTTCGCCCGGCACATCGAGGAGGTGGACCGGCTGGTCACCGGCTGGCACGGGCAGAAGGCGCTCAACCTGCCGGGCGGCGTCGCTGTGCTGCGGGCCAATGGCAGACTGGTGTTCTCGCCGTCGTAA
- a CDS encoding glutamate decarboxylase, producing the protein MSLHRGSASPRAIAVNPFFGEADPVGGMDTAPPKHRLPDGPMTPHAAYQLVHDELMLDGNARLNLATFVTTWMEPQADVLMAECRDKNMIDKDEYPRTAVLERRCVSILADLWNAPDPNAVIGCSTTGSSEACMLAGMALKRRWSKRTKGYPATARPNLVMGANVQVCWEKFCAFWEVEARLAPVSGDRLHLDADAALALCDENTIGVVAILGSTFDGSYEPVAEICAALDAYEERTGTHIPVHVDGASGAMIAPFLDEDLVWDFRLPRVASINTSGHKYGLVYPGVGWALWRDSDALPEELVFRVNYLGGDMPTFALNFSRPGAQVVAQYYSFLRLGRDGYRAVQQSSRDVAGLLAGRFAELDDFQLVTRGDQLPVFAVTTAPEVTSFDVFDVSRRLRERGWLVPAYTFPADRQDLAVLRVVCRNGFSEDLADLLMEDLDRLLPELRRQPHPLNRPESVATAFHH; encoded by the coding sequence ATGTCACTGCACAGAGGCTCAGCAAGTCCGCGGGCGATCGCGGTGAACCCGTTCTTCGGCGAGGCCGACCCGGTCGGCGGCATGGACACGGCACCGCCCAAGCACCGGCTGCCTGACGGGCCGATGACGCCGCACGCCGCGTATCAGCTGGTGCACGACGAACTGATGCTCGACGGCAACGCGCGGCTGAACCTGGCGACCTTCGTCACCACCTGGATGGAGCCGCAGGCCGACGTCCTGATGGCGGAGTGCCGCGACAAGAACATGATCGACAAGGACGAGTACCCGCGGACCGCCGTGCTGGAGCGGCGCTGCGTGTCGATCCTGGCCGACCTGTGGAACGCCCCCGACCCGAACGCGGTCATCGGCTGCTCGACCACCGGCTCGTCCGAGGCGTGCATGCTCGCCGGGATGGCGCTCAAGCGCCGCTGGTCCAAGCGCACCAAGGGCTACCCGGCGACGGCCAGGCCCAATCTGGTGATGGGCGCGAACGTGCAGGTGTGCTGGGAGAAATTCTGCGCGTTCTGGGAGGTCGAGGCCCGCCTCGCGCCGGTGAGCGGCGACCGGCTGCACCTGGACGCGGACGCGGCCCTCGCGCTGTGCGACGAGAACACCATCGGGGTGGTCGCGATCCTCGGCTCGACCTTCGACGGGTCCTACGAACCGGTCGCGGAGATCTGCGCGGCCCTGGACGCGTACGAGGAGCGCACGGGCACGCACATCCCGGTGCACGTGGACGGCGCGTCCGGCGCCATGATCGCGCCCTTCCTGGACGAGGACCTGGTGTGGGACTTCCGGCTGCCCCGGGTCGCCTCGATCAACACCTCGGGCCACAAGTACGGCCTGGTCTACCCGGGCGTCGGCTGGGCGCTCTGGCGGGACTCCGACGCGCTGCCCGAGGAGCTGGTCTTCCGGGTGAACTACCTGGGCGGCGACATGCCGACCTTCGCGCTGAACTTCTCCCGCCCCGGCGCGCAGGTGGTGGCGCAGTACTACTCCTTCCTGCGGCTGGGCCGGGACGGCTACCGCGCGGTGCAGCAGTCCAGCAGGGACGTGGCGGGCCTGCTGGCCGGCCGCTTCGCGGAGCTGGACGACTTCCAGCTGGTCACCCGGGGCGACCAGCTGCCGGTCTTCGCGGTCACCACCGCCCCCGAGGTCACGTCCTTCGACGTCTTCGACGTCTCCCGGCGGCTGCGCGAGCGCGGCTGGCTGGTCCCCGCGTACACCTTCCCCGCCGACCGGCAGGATCTGGCGGTGCTGCGGGTGGTGTGCCGCAACGGCTTCTCCGAGGACCTGGCCGACCTGCTGATGGAGGACCTGGACCGGCTGCTCCCCGAGCTGCGGCGCCAGCCGCACCCGCTGAACCGCCCCGAGTCGGTGGCGACGGCCTTCCACCACTGA
- a CDS encoding threonine/serine ThrE exporter family protein produces MTDGPGPGQEREPDTGPRPAVPSNGYGSAFTPPEGIPVIALPPGDARWQDRMRTFVRLSVTERPGPDVALDRPESGHTVSVPRVLDLTLRIGELLLAGGEGAEDVEAAMLGVAYAYGLARVEPNVTFTLLGISYQPSLTDPPLTMSRTVRRRGTDYTRLAAVYRLVDGVTAGEATLEDAYRRLADIRRNRHPYGSWLLTGAAGLLAGAASLLVGGNLIIFLAAGVAAMLGDRLAWLLAGRGIPEFYQFAAAAMPAAAMGVLVDLARWIPGAAGVQSSAVITGGLFALLPGRALVAAVQDGLTGFYITASARLLEVIYLVVGIVIGVTLILYAGVKLGADLNPDQAIRAYDHPWVQLVAAMVLTLAFAVLLQCERAVLLLATLNGGVAWTVYGVLHQQAGGNQVGATAAAAGLVGLFGQLMARYRYVSVLPYVTAAIGPLLPGSATYFGLLAFTQNHTEQGFTQLTRAAAIALALAIGVNLGNEIARLALPSPGPTTPRRAAKRTRGF; encoded by the coding sequence GTGACGGACGGCCCGGGGCCGGGACAGGAGCGCGAACCGGACACCGGGCCGCGCCCCGCCGTGCCGTCCAACGGCTACGGCTCGGCCTTCACCCCGCCCGAGGGCATCCCGGTCATCGCCCTGCCGCCGGGGGACGCGCGCTGGCAGGACCGCATGCGGACCTTCGTCCGGCTGTCGGTCACCGAACGGCCGGGTCCCGACGTCGCCCTGGACCGGCCGGAATCCGGCCACACCGTGTCGGTGCCGCGGGTGCTCGACCTGACCCTGCGGATCGGCGAACTGCTGCTGGCCGGCGGCGAGGGCGCGGAGGACGTCGAGGCGGCGATGCTCGGCGTCGCCTACGCCTACGGCCTCGCCCGGGTGGAGCCCAACGTCACCTTCACCCTGCTGGGCATCTCCTACCAGCCCTCGCTGACCGACCCGCCGCTCACCATGAGCCGTACGGTCCGCCGCCGCGGCACCGACTACACCCGGCTCGCCGCGGTCTACCGCCTCGTGGACGGTGTCACCGCCGGCGAGGCCACCCTGGAGGACGCCTACCGGCGGCTCGCCGACATCCGGCGCAACCGGCACCCCTACGGCAGCTGGCTGCTCACCGGGGCCGCCGGGCTGCTCGCGGGCGCGGCCAGCCTGCTGGTCGGCGGCAATCTGATCATCTTCCTGGCCGCCGGGGTCGCCGCGATGCTCGGCGACCGCCTCGCGTGGCTGCTGGCCGGACGCGGGATCCCGGAGTTCTACCAGTTCGCGGCGGCGGCGATGCCCGCCGCCGCGATGGGGGTGCTGGTGGACCTGGCGCGCTGGATCCCGGGCGCCGCGGGCGTCCAGTCCTCCGCGGTCATCACCGGCGGGCTGTTCGCGCTGCTGCCCGGCCGCGCCCTGGTCGCCGCCGTCCAGGACGGCCTGACCGGCTTCTACATCACCGCCTCGGCCCGGCTGCTCGAAGTGATCTACCTCGTCGTCGGCATCGTCATCGGCGTCACCCTGATCCTCTACGCCGGCGTCAAACTCGGCGCTGACCTCAACCCCGACCAGGCGATCCGCGCGTACGACCACCCGTGGGTGCAGCTCGTCGCCGCGATGGTGCTGACGCTGGCCTTCGCCGTGCTGCTCCAGTGCGAGCGGGCGGTGCTGCTGCTCGCCACCCTCAACGGGGGCGTCGCCTGGACGGTCTACGGCGTCCTGCACCAGCAGGCCGGCGGCAACCAGGTCGGCGCCACCGCGGCGGCCGCCGGGCTGGTCGGGCTCTTCGGCCAGCTCATGGCCCGCTACCGGTACGTGTCCGTCCTGCCGTACGTGACGGCGGCGATCGGGCCGCTGCTGCCCGGCTCCGCCACGTACTTCGGCCTGCTGGCGTTCACCCAGAACCACACCGAACAGGGCTTCACGCAGCTCACGCGGGCCGCTGCCATCGCGCTGGCACTGGCCATCGGGGTCAACCTCGGCAATGAGATCGCCCGCCTCGCGCTGCCCTCCCCCGGCCCCACCACCCCCCGCCGCGCCGCGAAGCGCACCCGCGGCTTCTAG
- a CDS encoding ABC transporter ATP-binding protein, which translates to MTRAISLHEVSKYYPKQPSPAVDRFSLDIAPGEFLVLLGPSGCGKSTVLRMIAGLEDITTGELLLDGEYSNDLAPGDRRMAMVFQNFALYPSMTSRENIGFPLRFEMPGEEHGPRVDETARILGIEEILDRYPGQLSGGERQRVAMGRAISRHPSVFLMDEPLSNLDAKLRAHLRAEIARLTHGMGVTTVYVTHDQAEAMSLGDRVAIMRSGVLQQISSPREAYHLPENVFVAAFVGTPRINLLQATVIAPLTGGMWIDFGRQRLGLPEPLNYDHQMLRIQQGRPIIVGLRSEAVRIAQPSQAHAGEVVLSGIVEHVEYQGHESLVHLNTGSRPALVPELEAPRPAAAAKNGSRRGSSGGVGLGKLAQKAARRIQASVMERDGSSSAAGLPPKPQQAPVSVMDRPSTPETQTGDLVVRTGPDIRVRRGDRVPLLVDLAHLYVFDHEGQRICPAPAQQPRLE; encoded by the coding sequence ATGACTCGCGCCATCTCCCTGCACGAAGTTTCCAAGTACTACCCGAAGCAGCCGTCGCCTGCCGTGGACCGGTTCTCGCTGGACATCGCGCCGGGTGAGTTCCTGGTGCTGCTCGGCCCCTCGGGCTGCGGCAAGTCGACCGTCCTGCGGATGATCGCGGGCCTGGAGGACATCACCACGGGCGAGCTGCTGCTCGACGGCGAATACTCCAACGACCTGGCGCCGGGCGACCGCCGGATGGCCATGGTCTTCCAGAACTTCGCCCTCTACCCGAGCATGACCAGCAGGGAGAACATCGGTTTCCCGCTGCGGTTCGAGATGCCCGGCGAGGAGCACGGGCCGCGGGTCGACGAGACCGCCCGCATCCTCGGCATCGAGGAGATCCTCGACCGCTACCCCGGGCAGCTCTCCGGCGGTGAGCGCCAGCGCGTCGCCATGGGCCGGGCCATCTCCCGGCACCCCTCGGTCTTCCTGATGGACGAGCCGCTGTCCAACCTGGACGCGAAGCTGCGCGCGCACCTGCGCGCCGAGATCGCCCGCCTCACCCACGGCATGGGCGTCACGACCGTCTACGTCACCCACGACCAGGCCGAGGCCATGTCGCTCGGCGACCGGGTCGCCATCATGCGCAGCGGCGTACTCCAGCAGATCAGCAGCCCGCGCGAGGCGTACCACCTGCCGGAGAACGTCTTCGTCGCCGCCTTCGTCGGCACCCCGCGGATCAATCTGCTCCAGGCCACCGTCATCGCCCCGCTGACCGGCGGGATGTGGATCGACTTCGGCCGCCAGCGGCTCGGGCTGCCGGAGCCGCTGAACTACGACCACCAGATGCTGCGGATCCAGCAGGGCCGCCCGATCATCGTCGGGCTGCGCTCGGAGGCGGTACGCATCGCCCAGCCCAGCCAGGCGCACGCCGGCGAGGTGGTGCTCAGCGGGATCGTCGAGCACGTCGAATACCAGGGCCACGAGTCGCTGGTCCACCTCAACACCGGCTCGCGGCCCGCGCTGGTGCCCGAGCTGGAGGCGCCGCGGCCCGCCGCCGCCGCGAAGAACGGCTCGCGCCGGGGTTCGAGCGGCGGGGTCGGGCTCGGCAAGCTCGCGCAGAAGGCCGCACGCCGCATTCAGGCCAGTGTCATGGAGCGCGACGGCTCCTCGTCGGCCGCCGGCCTGCCGCCCAAGCCGCAGCAGGCGCCGGTGTCGGTCATGGACCGCCCCTCGACCCCGGAGACCCAGACCGGCGACCTCGTCGTACGGACCGGGCCGGACATCCGGGTACGCCGCGGTGACCGGGTCCCGCTGCTGGTCGACCTGGCGCACCTGTACGTCTTCGACCACGAGGGCCAGCGCATCTGCCCGGCCCCCGCGCAGCAGCCGCGCCTGGAGTAG
- the dacB gene encoding D-alanyl-D-alanine carboxypeptidase/D-alanyl-D-alanine endopeptidase, with translation MAISAAIGAVVAAGAAAAAGPWDGGQRTAERSYAAARDGKTAAPAGSSAAGTAAPAAPRPYAAPPAAAAAPVLAPAGGGQAAAGSGLAAGLGPLMASRDLGTVRTGAVLDVASGRTVYDHKSATASTPASTTKLATAVAALGTLGGSRTLTTGVVAVGSKRVVLVGGGDPTLELDQLAADTAAALHSRGTTSVRLGYDTSLYTGPELHPIGYNDNLAPVTALMVREGRLGHSESGPAARATDPALAAATSFAKLLRAHGVTVAGDPASASGAGGTQLAAHRSAPLSELVERMLTDSDNDIAEALARQVALAGGRPASFAGGAKAVGDALRRYGVPLGNAVFADGSGLDHHDALSPAALTHILALAASPSHPELRPVLEGLPIAAFTGTLASRFRSAPGAGVVRAKTGTLTGTNTIAGVTVTPAGRVLAFCFMTQGAPSATAAQAALDALAGAVTAG, from the coding sequence GTGGCGATATCCGCGGCGATAGGTGCGGTGGTCGCGGCGGGTGCGGCGGCTGCCGCGGGGCCGTGGGACGGCGGACAGCGTACGGCCGAACGGTCCTACGCCGCAGCCCGGGACGGGAAAACAGCCGCGCCCGCCGGGTCCTCCGCCGCCGGAACCGCCGCCCCTGCCGCGCCGCGGCCCTATGCCGCGCCTCCCGCCGCCGCTGCCGCGCCCGTGCTCGCCCCGGCGGGCGGCGGGCAGGCCGCCGCCGGCTCCGGCCTCGCGGCCGGGCTCGGCCCGCTGATGGCCTCGCGGGACCTCGGCACGGTACGCACCGGGGCGGTGCTCGACGTCGCGAGCGGGCGGACGGTCTACGACCACAAGTCGGCCACCGCCTCCACGCCGGCCTCGACCACCAAGCTCGCCACCGCCGTCGCCGCGCTCGGCACCCTCGGCGGCTCCCGCACCCTGACGACCGGCGTGGTCGCCGTCGGCTCCAAGCGCGTCGTGCTCGTCGGGGGCGGCGACCCGACCCTCGAACTCGACCAGCTCGCCGCCGACACCGCCGCCGCGCTCCACTCCCGCGGCACCACGTCCGTACGGCTCGGCTACGACACGTCGCTGTACACGGGACCCGAGCTGCACCCCATCGGCTACAACGACAACCTCGCGCCGGTCACCGCGCTGATGGTGCGCGAGGGGCGCCTGGGCCACAGCGAGAGCGGTCCCGCGGCCCGCGCCACCGACCCGGCGCTCGCGGCGGCCACGTCCTTCGCGAAGCTGCTGCGCGCGCACGGCGTCACCGTCGCCGGCGACCCGGCCTCCGCGAGCGGCGCCGGCGGGACCCAGTTGGCGGCGCACCGGTCGGCGCCGCTGAGCGAGCTGGTCGAGCGGATGCTCACCGACTCCGACAACGACATCGCCGAGGCGCTGGCCCGCCAGGTCGCCCTGGCGGGCGGCCGTCCCGCCAGTTTCGCGGGCGGCGCGAAGGCGGTCGGCGACGCCCTGCGGCGCTACGGCGTGCCCCTGGGGAATGCCGTCTTCGCCGACGGCAGCGGCCTCGACCACCACGACGCGCTGTCGCCCGCGGCGCTCACCCACATCCTCGCGCTGGCCGCGTCCCCCTCCCATCCCGAACTGCGCCCGGTCCTGGAGGGCCTGCCCATCGCGGCCTTCACCGGGACGCTGGCGTCCCGTTTCCGCTCGGCCCCGGGCGCGGGGGTCGTCCGCGCCAAGACCGGCACGCTGACCGGTACGAACACGATCGCCGGAGTGACGGTCACCCCCGCCGGGCGGGTGCTGGCCTTCTGCTTCATGACCCAGGGCGCGCCGTCCGCGACCGCGGCCCAAGCGGCGCTGGACGCCCTGGCAGGCGCGGTCACGGCGGGCTGA